A window of Nicotiana sylvestris chromosome 8, ASM39365v2, whole genome shotgun sequence genomic DNA:
GGGGTACGGTCTGCATACAtcctactctccccagaccccactagtggaattttactgggtatgttgttgttgttgttattgtatttccTTTTTAGTTCGTGCCAAAAAATGacatctttccttatttggaaacaatttacctttatacaatgatttatagccacacaaaatatatgtgcctcattttacactacAAGATCAaaagttttctctcttttcttaaactccatacCCAATCAAATGAGTTCACACAGGGAATAGGATATTCGCATGGGACCTACCACTCAATGATCGGTCGAAACTGGTGGGTCCAACAAAGCACCCACCCAAGACATAGAATCACATGATTAGAAATTCTAGATTTTTTCACTTAAACACTAAAATGACGATGatcataataataaataaattagatAAGATtaaccttttttaaaaaaaaaaaaaaaatctactaCATTGGGGCGATTGGGAAAGAGAAAGGAAAATTCGAACAATAAGGAATGGAATCCACTTATTATGTGAGAGACTCTTATCGATATTACTTTACTGAATTATAAGCTTCGATGGTACacttatttttctttagtaatataCTGAACTGGCAACGAGTTTGTTTGGTTCAAATCAagtattaattttttaaaaatcttgaaatatgtacaaattattaatttagaccctaaTAACTTAAAAGAAATTAAATTCCGAACTCATAAGCTTCAAATTTTGATTTCGTCACTAAACTTGGTCACGTGGACTCTCCGCAATATCGTGTTTATAAACATATATGCTTGTAACGTTGAAGTAGGGGCGGCGCTACCGTGCTGGCTACAGATTCGGCCAAACCCAATAGCTTTGGTTCaaacctgtcacgacccggatttcctcaccattgggagtcgtgatgacgcctactcgtgaaagctagacAAGCCGACAGTTACAGTTTTACCACCATTATTATTAATTTAACAGAAACAGATAATAACTAAAATAAAATGATTATGAAATGCGGTAGTGATATAGCAAACAAAAAGTCTAATACATAGCTACCCTCAAAGATCAGGTGTCACAATGCATGAACGACTAAGATTTTACTAcaaatacaagtctgaaagaagTACAACTGTTCTCGAAATAGAAGAGATAGAAGAAATTAAAACGGGGAAAGGGGACTTCAGGCCTTGCGaatgccagcagatctaccttggtctccctggactgaaggcaacaatcTCGAATCTATTCACAGGATCCgacaccgaaatctgcacaaaagtgcagagtgcagtattagtacaactgacctcatgtactggtaagtgtcgagcataacctcggcgaagtagtgacgaggctaggacacgacaatcatataaacctgtgcagttaaattatatacgaacagaacaataataacaagaaataacagataaagatgggaaggggaaacatgctgcggggaatatcaaattctaatAGTAATTCAATAGAGAAGCAATAATGAACACCATActtgttgttgatacccaatttttccctcatatatttttaaatgtgCACGCACACTTTTAAAATATTGTAAAtacatttacaaacatgcacaagtgtttttataatttttctacaatttttaaaggccctaaatccatttatttctgcattttttaattACACAAATGTTCAAAACtatccctcatattattttatgatgatttaatcatctaaattcatcatttatgttcatatgagtatttgaatattttaattatattttttataattacatttgtattttttaaaactataattgcatattttgcaaaaatagcctacGCATGCATTATTATATTATCTTACCAGAAATaactttttgtatttttaacatATTGAGTGATTGTCTTAAAAGATTTTCAtgcacaaaaattattttttataatctgttaattatttgtaccaattattttattaattaatttggtatttaacaAACAACCTCTTTAATTTCTTTACCTTTTCGAACCTAACCCCTGAATATTAGCTCAAACCCTTTTTAAAACCAGCCCAGTCTACCCCCCAGGCCTAACATATACCTGCTCAACCCAATAACCCCAtttaatcgtggccgttgatcttttagatcaacgatcCACAATTAACCTTACCATATTAATCTCTAAACCTGCCCTAACCCCCCTTCACTCTTTTATTTCTGCCGCCTTCGTTCTCTAACCTCTCCAACTCTCTCTCAACTCGCCCCTAACCCTAATCGCAGTCATCGGCGAGGAGTTTCTATCTATGGAGTTTTCGTGCATTTTTCGATCATTACCACCCTGCTATGCCTCCTGGCTGTTTGATTACATGGATCCTTGAGAAAATCTCATAGAGAACCAACTTGTTCTTGCCTGAAACTTGTTTATTGGCCCATCTAAGGCCATCTTTGTTTGTGAGTATGGATCTCTTCCCATTTTAGTTTGAATCTATGGGTTTTAGATCGAGTTTCTTTACTCTACTGTTTTCTGAAAACACTAGTTTCACTACCATTCAAATATGTTCAAATATTTgtaaatctgaaaggattcaagTATTATTGGGTACTTTCATTTGAAAATCTTTTGTTCTAGTTAATTttcgattttgttcactctttcTAAATTCAGGGCTCGTCCCAGACTTTCTTCAAAGGTTCTTCTAACTTTTCAGTGTTTAAACTAAGTGTTCTTCACTATCTTGACTGATTCTCTTGTATATGCGTAAATTTTGGATGTTTCTGTCTGTTGCACTGATGTTTTCCACCTGTTCTccgttatttgtttatttttctgTCAACCCAATGTATTAACTGATTCTATTTAAGGTATGAACAATTTTCCCTATTTAAAAATCAGTATTCTTTGGGATCCTTGCATGATTAATTTCTATTAGGGTTTTGAGCAATCTTTCTTGTTAAAATCAGTATTCTCTGAGATTTTTTTCTGATTCGAATGACTGTCATGTTAAAATCAGTATGTGTTGGGATTTTATTTGTTTCCTTATTTGTGACTTAATTGATtatacttgccttaattagttatcAGTAATTTGGGGATCTTACTAACTCCCTATATGGTATGATTTTGATTTATTACCTTAATTGAACCCTATTAAGACCGTTAATTGACTATTCCCCAATCAAAGGGGTCTTTCCCGGACTTCCCTATAGAAATTGATTCTGTGATTGGTTGATTGATCCATAATTGATTAAATTCtgattctctttaccttatttgttctACTCCCTTagtgctatatatacactctcatTCTGCCTCTCAAACACATGAACaagagttcaaaaacacacacacacacacacataaactttctctcatctctctctctgctacttgtgttcattgcttgtctagccggctgaaagccaaggctaggctattgAATCCTGCCTACTTCGCCTTCTATTTCTGCTCCTTTAACTGGTATGCTCTCACTGTTGCCATtcaattaaacctatgtgtttttCTTACAATCAGCATGTCTTTCTTCTGAACCTGTATGTTTTCCCTATTTAGCATGACTACTATTATTTAATTCAACTATGTGCCCTGTTATCAGCATGCCTACTTATCTCATTAGATCCTGTGCTTCATGATTATTGTTCTCAATCAGCATGTTCGCTAGACTCTATGCTTACCGCTATAATCAGTATGCCTTTCTTTTGCTTAAGCAAACCTGTGTGTTTACTAAAATAAGCATGTATACTTCTGTTCAATCTATGTGTTTACTGCATTAGCACATCTACTTATGTTTGATTGAACCTATGTGTATCCTGCTTTTAACCTGTTTACTCTTGTACTTCTACTCTCAGCAAGTCTGTATACTTGTTTATATATAAACTAGACCTATGTCTGTTTACTTCTCCACTAAAATGTTCCTTCTACCTTATGTTCACCTCTCATAGGCTTCAGACCAACATTGCTCCTAAGCCCTGCTATCCCTTTGTATGTGACTTTATGCTTACCTAATGACAGATAGTAGACTAAATTGAAACTCTAAGTTATCCTGTTTCTGTCTACTATTTGACTACTGGGACCTTTGTTTGAGTTACAATGATTGAATGACACTATTTGCTCCTTACTTCCTGAGaatccaaaactattttcttaaaaaactATCTCCTATTTTCAACTTCTATTCTTAGAACACCTAGGGTcttgcccctccagtgtgagcattgctttggagtccatgagactcctttGAACTTTGACATACTGGAGTTGGCTTTCCAAACTTGCTCACAAAGGGTTGCTTTGAAagttttctggtgtgagcattgcctgaggtccctgaggccctttgggaactttgacacaccaggataccATTGGGTGCATTATGAGATTGTGGCATTTTGGACTATTTGAAGGCCTGGAATTTCCAAGTTCACTTTGGGCCTCTATTCAGTCTCCCTATAGCATAGTTTATTCCTTCTATAATTCATATGATCTGTAATAATGAttcttgtaaacaaatattgggaaAATTAGTAAAAGAGAGGGATTCTTATATAATTTTTGTCGGGAAACTAGGTAGAAATCATGTCTTTAGGTTGATTATGACTATTTTCTtacattagagatcatgttcttagGATTATTTACTTGCATTAGACACCATGCCCATAGGTATTGCAATATTTGtttacttagataccatgcccatAGGTATTGTAATATTTGtttacttagataccatgcccatAGATATTGCAATATTTGtttacttagataccatgcccatATGTATTGCAATATTTGTTATTTAGATGCCATACCTATAGGGTTTAAAAATCAATcttgcattctagataccatacCTATACGTTTGCTGCGATATTTGCTTATGTACATTCATATACCATGTCTAATAAATCGGTcttgcattctagataccattACTATAGGGTTAAAAATCAATCTTGCATTTTAAACACCATGCATGTAAGTTTTAAAAAATCAGTCTCTACATGCCGACAAGGTTTAAATCAGTTTTATGCATGTCAATAAGGTTTTAAAATTAATTGCTGCATTTATATGCCATGCTTATAAGGTTTTAAAACCAATTTCTGCGTTTAGCTACCATTGTCtgcaagtctaaaatcagtcatTATACCTAGCcaacatgcctataagatccaaACTGCCTGCTTAAAAATTGTTTACTAGTttattgtacagatgtgatcctgtaggctaaaaaacctaggaccccttttacccTTTGTTTTAAATGTAATACCAATTTGTCTAATTTGCTTTATCTGCTTATAAGAATAATTTACATAATTTGTGTTCGGCCAGGACCCATCGTTGTGGAccacgaggggtgcctaacacctttccctcaaggttatttcgagcccttacccaagtcTCTAGCAATGCAAAACGGTTCTATGAGTTACTTGCTttaaatccattaggtggcgactcttcaaattccatacacaattcccaaaagaaaatgagttgttcccaatgaatatcgaaacccggactctgcgagaaaaaaggggcgcgacagcatgacaactctactggggatattttaggctcttaccataacgaacttatttttgtgaattagtcttaagcatgctttattctgttaatacatgtgcaccctttccctttcccctttattatgatttaattgcttatttctcaagcatttatgatttccttttgttagtttgtatgagtccaccaaactgtagagtacttggtcctctacaagattctgctgagaatgctaataaaatagtatgtaaatgaggcagaggattttttatgtgaaaaaatcccacacaaggggatcagaaaaaccacgacctacacctgtaggcttttaacttcattaacttgtaatctacctattacaagccatttTTCAATAATTCCTATTGCAATGGATTTACTCAACTagcttgtggtactcttaccacaagccactttgcgACTTCCTAGTTATAAAGgttttttctaacttgtgatgctttcaccacaagccactttgtaactctacaattacaaagacttttccttatgactaaatgtagtcacaacataaactcaaggagtttacggattttcaagaggattcctaatcaaacgcTTCTAGGTAAgtagtttaggagatacaataagtacaacaacaaggttacaactcaactaggacaacaacaggCTATCTTTttggaactggtccgtagttgcgttcaaccttgttcttcaagcttgtgaggattgatttcttCTGTTTTTGCAAGatgcttgaatgagaaacagaaacATTCCAGTGTTGTTTTGTATAAAGCTCATTGTGGGTACATCTCGATcgcatcacttgaaatgatgtgagtaatttgtttggttagagaatgagtgggcggaCAGTGCAGTGTGGCAGAAACAGTGCcgtcagtcacttcatttccagctaTGTCCAATTGACTCTGTACCACTGTGAGGAAACTGCAAGAGTATCAGGTTCTTGTGtaggttcctagctcctgaagctaTCGCAGTTCACCTTTAACTGGAATCTGTTAAAGCTTGCAGCAATCCAAGTAGGCCAGGTTCCCTATCtagttcttaacagtaagtttgttagatcatcaaaacgtAAAGCAAAAGTATTTAAAgtctatcaatttccccctttttgatgatgacaaacttaacattTATAGGGTGGAATTTGGGCAGTAAGAACCAGTTTCAAAGTATCAGGGAACTCAGGAAAACGCAGTGTTCTCCTTGAGACTATGTCTTATCGTAACAATAGTTTACATGGTCAGAGCATTAAGAACCAGTTCCCCCATGTGTTTCCCCCTGAGTCCTATTtccccctttttggcatcattaaaaagaacaaCATCACAAAGAAGCCCAGttaagctaactcatgccacatatgtgcacacaatcatgatagATAATAGAACAGACAGATAGAGAGTACTAACATAATAAAATGAGGATTTATATTAATAACAATTTAATGTGCCTCTACCTTTGAAAAAGACTAGAGGCAATATTTGGACTTGCTAATGGGAGCAGTAGTGTTTCATCCTAACtatcaaaaaaagaaaacaaaaaaacatATGCCAAACCATCAACAAAGAACCAAAAAACATAAGAAACATATCCAgaaaactggtcactgaaggggtactTAGGTGGCACTAGGAGTAAAAGGCTTGGTAGCTGCAACAAGTGTCTAGAGAACAACGTCTATTCAGGCATTTcccgacttttgctcattgagcagttctgcCTTCAGGTTCTCAACTTGCTCCATGAGATCAGCATTCTCCTGTGTTAAACAAACCACTTCATTCTACATGGGAACCCCTcgggcttgctgaccttccaggatagcattcctggcCTTCAACCGACGAATTTCCTCAACTGCATTGTTTTGGGCATTGATAAGCTGAGAAATggttgatgtacttcctaccccTCCATACTTTTCCACACACTCGCACTCTTCCAAAGTTGTCTGTGAGAAGGTCTACTTTCGAGTCCCCACTTTACCTATTCCCAgtggaactttaaataatttgAACACTGGAGTAAGCAAGAATTCATAGGGAAAGCCATGATTACCGTCCTTGAAGGTGGCAACCTTTTACATGTGTTCTATCATAATAGTAGGCAGACTCACAGGATTAAAATAGTCCAGTTGCTCCATTAGGAATAGGTCGGACTTAGAAGTCACTAACCTCCTTTTAGCTCTAGGCAACAGGACTTTGTTAACCAATTCAAACAGCAGCTGGTAAATAGGGAGTAGTgctttcttatggatctggtccTCTTTCTGATTAGCATTGTCTTTCAACACTTCATTTCGATAGTTATACTGACAAATATCTCGTACACTCGACACCCAAACTGTAGGAACTTTTAAAATCTCTCCAAGCAATTTTACATCAAAGACGATGTCCACCCCATTAACCAAAGCACATACATGGTCAGTATCAACTGGAAAGAGGCTAGCGAAGAAACTTTGTACCTCTTCCTCATACATCTTAGGTGCATCAATGTGAAATAGATGCACCCATTGTTGAAACTCAACCATTTCCAGAATTTGGTGCATTCCGGCCATCTCAGAGATTACTGGGTCAAACGTATGACCCAGTAGAACTTTTTGATGCCTCAGGCGCTCAGAGCCAATGCTGACTTCACTTCTCATTTTCTTCACAGAACTAGGTTCTTCAACATATTCAGACTTGCGTTTCCCAAACTTCTCTCCATTGACTTTGCCTTTTCCCTTGGACTTGACTAGTACATCCTCATCAGACACGGAAAACTCACTCACTACCTCCTTTATCTTAGACTTATATGTTGACCCTTTCTCCATTGAAACAGGCTTTGCCTTTTTCGAGGACTGCCTAACAAGTGAACTAGGTTCCTCTAGAGTTCCCTCTTCCACCTCGACTACAAGGATAGCCTCATCACTTACAGGTACACCATCCTTCAccaactttcttcttttcttcttacgACTCTTCTTGCTCTTTTGAAGAGCAGAGTCGTAGGCCACTTTGACTTGAAGCCTCGTAGTAGGTCATTTGATTTTATACTCAAGGGTGGACACAACCCTTAGCTTACTTATGAATGAATCAAAAGCCACATTATCCAGGTCTTCTTCATCACTAGATCGCATTTCAGGTGCTTGAATTCCCAGGGGCACAACATCGAATGCGGGAACAGTACTATCCTAGGGATGAGATCCCTGACATGGGTCCTCCGaagagggatcaggttcctcatgtgatGCCCCAGTAGTATCTGCTACTATTTCCTTTTCAACAGCCACAATGGCCACTTCTTCCTCCATACTGTGTGTCTCATTTTTATGGGATGTAATTTCATGCAATACCCCATCAGCGGATACTACAAACACAGTTACaacatctttttcttcttcaatcGGTGCTTCCACAACCATGGAATCGGTGGCAACGATGGCAGAACCCTTTGTGAACTCAGtattttgaccttgttctccacttagGGTTTGACTGGTGGGAACAACAGACGATGGGGAGAACGTAATAGTAGTTTCAAGGGTTTCTAAGTTGGGAAGAGATTGGGAAGCTGGGGAAGGTGTGACTGCAGCAGCAGGAGTGATAGAGGGTGATGAAGGCTTAGTCAAAACGAAAGGTTCCATAGATGGGTTAGTGGTAGTTACAGCTAAGCAGAGAGATCAGAAGTTTTCTCAGCCATTGAAAGAAGTGGTGTAACGATCCTTGCCTTTTGGATGATTCTAGTGTAGGACTTATGGttaagaagagaagaaaagaggatttttaaaaggagaggataattatgaaggGATAGGAATATGCACTGGTTCTGAAACGGTGATTGGGTGTGGAGAATTGCaatgtttcagagggagatggaacgtTTTGAATTGAAGGGACGTGACACCAGGATCTGAAAAGTTGATGACATGTCAGTTGTATTTTGTACcctttttaagacgtgtattaaaaGGATGCACAAAACTACTAACCTTTAGTACGAGAACTTGGTTCttgcatttgttttcttttttttttttgttttgaaaagaaTCAATCATCTTTTATCATTCATGCACTGCATCTATCACCTCTATGCTCATCATGCGTGTGCAACAGTATTGAAGTGAGCTAGACATGGCCATAAAACACTTTGAGCTAGTTATTTCTTAAGGATAAGAGCTAGCCAAAGAGGAAACATGTTCTTAATTTGGCTTCAACAGTCCCAACTTTACTTTGTTTCATTCAAACTGTTCCCTACTTAGTGCCTTGGTGaaaatgtctgcaatttgatcttctgtgctgcagaacttcatacatatcaaccctttctccacattatctctcaaaaaatgatgcctcacatcaatatgttttgTCACATAGAAGGGGCACACTTTCAGTGAGTACCCCAAAATCCTCCAGTTGCTACTTGATTCATAGAAGTTGAGCACAACAGGATGATGCAGCTACATATACAACTTAGCTATTGACAAAGCCACTGAATTTGGCTTCCTTGTTccccaagagataagacatgaacctaagaagtgagccattccagaagtgctttttctgtccacaagataacctgcatagtctgcatcagcatacccaatcagaataaaactgtcacctgatggataatacaacaccaggtcctgtgttccttTAAGATATCTCAGTATttttttggcagccttcaagtgagattccttgggatttgattgaaacctcaCACATAGTCCCACAATGAAAACAATATCAGGTCGACTGGCAGTGAGATAGAAGAGAGACCCAATAATTCTTCTATACATTGTTTGATTTACAggagatccagtttcatccatgtccagtcgagtggcagttgcaatgggagtgtctatcacctttgatgcttctatgtcaaacctcttcaagagttccctaatgtatttttgctgacaaataGAAGTACCCTTTGGGGTCTGCTTTACTTGAAGACCCGAGAAAAAGTTTAAttctcccatcatgctcatttcaaattcacttccaTAAGTTTTGCGAATTCTTCACACAGAGAGTCATCTC
This region includes:
- the LOC138874696 gene encoding uncharacterized mitochondrial protein AtMg00810-like, translated to MGELNFFSGLQVKQTPKGTSICQQKYIRELLKRFDIEASKVIDTPIATATRLDMDETGSPVNQTMYRRIIGSLFYLTASRPDIVFIVGLCVRFQSNPKESHLKAAKKILRYLKGTQDLVLYYPSGYLVDRKSTSGMAHFLGSCLISWGTRKPNSVALSIAKLYM